CCGACGACCACCAACTGCAGACCGCCTTGGACAAGCTGCTCGAGAACCTGAACGACGCCCAGCGCGAGGCCGTGCTGCACGTCGACGGCCCACTGCTCATCCTCGCGGGCCCGGGTAGTGGGAAGACCCGCGTTGTCACCCACAGGATCGCCCATCTGCTCTCGCGCGGCGTGTACGCGTCGCAGATCCTGGCCCTGACGTTCACCAACAAAGCGGCCCAGGAGATGCGCCGCCGCGTCGAGAACCTGGCGCCCGGACAGCGGGTGTGGGTCAGCACCTTCCACCGCTTCGGCGCCCGGCTTCTGCGCGAGCACGCCGACCTAGTCGGCCTGGGGCAGAGCTTCACGATCTACGACACCTCGGACTCGCGGCAGACGCTCAAGCGGGTGATCGAGGCCGAGAAGATTCCCACGATGCACTACACCGCGGACCGCATCGCCAGCGGGATCAGCTCCGCCAAGAACAAGCTGATCACCGCCGACGAGTACCAGCCCCGCAGCAGCAGCCCGCTGTCGAGCGTCGTGGCCCGTGTGTACCCGGCGTACCAGCAGCGGCTGCTGGCCTCCAGCGCGGTTGACTTCGACGACCTGCTGCTGCACGTCGCGAAGCTGCTGAAGGACAACCCGGAGGTCCGCGCCGAGCTCGACAGCCGCTTCCGCTACGTGCTGGTCGACGAGTACCAGGACACCAACCGCGCGCAGTACGTGATCCTGCGGGCGCTCTCGCTGGACTACCCCAACCTGGCCGCCACGGGCGATCCCGACCAGTCGATCTACGGCTGGCGCGGAGCCGACCTGAACAACATCCTCGACTTCGAGCAGGACTACGGGCAGGCCAAAGTTATCCGGCTGGAGCAAAACTACCGCAGCACCAAGGCCATCCTGCGGGCCGCGGACACGCTCATCGGCCACAACCAGCGGCGCAAGAAGAAGGCCCTGTTCACCGAGAACGACGAGGGCCAGCCTATCCGGCTGGTGACCTACGCCGACCAGGACGCCGAGGCGAACAGCATCGCCCGGCAGATCCAGGACGCGATCGAGTCTGGCGAGCGGAAGGCGAGCGACTTCGCCATCTTCTACCGCATCAACGCGCTGTCGCGGTCGATCGAGCGGGCGCTGCGGGCGCACCGCGTGCCGTTCCAGATGGTGCGGGGGCAGGAGTTCTACCAGCGCAAAGAGATCAAGGACGTGCTGGCCTACTGTCAGCTGATCAACAACCCGAAGGACGACGTCGCTTTCGAGCGGACCGTCAACTCGCCCACGCGGGGCATCGGCAAGAAGACGCTCGAGGCCCTCGGCGATCACGCCTACCGGTACGGCGCCCCGCTGCTCGAGGCGGCCCGCGAGTCGGGCCTGATCGAGGGGCTGGCCAAACGCTCGGCGGCCAAGCTCTCGCAATTCGTCGCATTGATCGACAAGCTCACCGCCCACGCCGGCGGGCCGGTCGAGGAGGTGATCGGCAGCGTGATCTCCGAGTCCGGCTACCGCCAGCGGCTCGTCGACAGCGACGACGAGGAGGACGCCAGCCGGCTGGCCAACATCGAGGAACTGCTGACCGACGCCCGCCAGTTCGACGAGGAGTTTGAAGGCGAGGCCGGGCTCGAGGAGTACCTCGAACGCACCTGGCTCGTCAACGAGACCGACAACTGGGAGGACGACTCTGACAAGGTCACGCTGATGACGCTTCACGCGGCCAAGGGGCTCGAATTCCCCGTGGTGTTCCTGGTCGCCGTGGAGGACGGCATCCTGCCGCACGAGCGGAGCTCGATGGACACCCAGCAGCTTGAGGAGGAACGCCGCCTGGCTTTTGTCGGCATCACCCGCGCTGAAGCGGAGCTGCAGCTCAGCCTGGTGCGGCTGCGCGACTTCCGTGGACAGCGGCGGATGGCGGTGCCCAGCA
This genomic interval from Posidoniimonas corsicana contains the following:
- a CDS encoding ATP-dependent helicase, encoding MACSPPAADDHQLQTALDKLLENLNDAQREAVLHVDGPLLILAGPGSGKTRVVTHRIAHLLSRGVYASQILALTFTNKAAQEMRRRVENLAPGQRVWVSTFHRFGARLLREHADLVGLGQSFTIYDTSDSRQTLKRVIEAEKIPTMHYTADRIASGISSAKNKLITADEYQPRSSSPLSSVVARVYPAYQQRLLASSAVDFDDLLLHVAKLLKDNPEVRAELDSRFRYVLVDEYQDTNRAQYVILRALSLDYPNLAATGDPDQSIYGWRGADLNNILDFEQDYGQAKVIRLEQNYRSTKAILRAADTLIGHNQRRKKKALFTENDEGQPIRLVTYADQDAEANSIARQIQDAIESGERKASDFAIFYRINALSRSIERALRAHRVPFQMVRGQEFYQRKEIKDVLAYCQLINNPKDDVAFERTVNSPTRGIGKKTLEALGDHAYRYGAPLLEAARESGLIEGLAKRSAAKLSQFVALIDKLTAHAGGPVEEVIGSVISESGYRQRLVDSDDEEDASRLANIEELLTDARQFDEEFEGEAGLEEYLERTWLVNETDNWEDDSDKVTLMTLHAAKGLEFPVVFLVAVEDGILPHERSSMDTQQLEEERRLAFVGITRAEAELQLSLVRLRDFRGQRRMAVPSSFLMEMPTHEMQSDHGSGSLEVDPWEQFDLPPEEEVWVDPNAAPAPEPEPRISAAITTAAELTDQTPRPATTPKASPDDFSLDMTVRHPEYGLGKIKSLSGSGKRRAATVEFALAGERRIVLAHSPLQPVGNR